From a single Couchioplanes caeruleus genomic region:
- a CDS encoding helix-turn-helix transcriptional regulator, which produces MSRTRTERLVNLVICLLSTRRFLTAAQIAATVPGYEHDPEDPRDHEAFQRKFERDKAELRELGVPLETGLASAFDTEHGYRIAHREYALPDIPLEPDEAAAVGIAARLWQHAGLAAAASSGLAKLRAAGVEVDPQATLGVEPVVTVDPAFGPLTAAARARRAVTFSYRVPEVDEPSSRRLQPWGVVCWQGRWYVVGHDRDRDATRCFRLSRIVGSVRAVGPEGAFTPPADVDLISHVARWSGPTERTGRATVRVRPGRAAGLRRLAVETVPGPDGDRLTIPYSDVEWLASRLVGYGADVRADGPPELREAVIQQLKEVVARHEPAAAGAVS; this is translated from the coding sequence GTGTCGCGGACCCGTACCGAGCGCCTGGTGAACCTGGTGATCTGTCTGCTGTCCACGCGACGGTTCCTGACCGCCGCGCAGATCGCCGCGACCGTGCCCGGGTACGAGCACGACCCCGAGGACCCGCGCGACCACGAGGCGTTCCAGCGCAAGTTCGAACGCGACAAGGCCGAGCTGCGGGAGCTGGGCGTGCCGCTGGAGACCGGACTGGCGAGCGCCTTCGACACCGAGCACGGCTACCGGATCGCCCACCGTGAGTACGCGCTGCCCGACATCCCGCTCGAGCCGGACGAGGCCGCCGCCGTGGGCATCGCCGCGCGGTTGTGGCAGCACGCCGGTCTGGCGGCCGCCGCGTCGTCCGGGCTGGCCAAGCTGCGCGCCGCCGGCGTCGAGGTGGACCCGCAGGCCACGCTCGGGGTGGAGCCGGTGGTCACCGTCGACCCGGCGTTCGGCCCGCTGACCGCCGCGGCGCGGGCCCGGCGCGCGGTGACGTTCTCCTATCGCGTACCGGAGGTGGACGAGCCGTCCAGCCGGCGTCTGCAGCCGTGGGGCGTGGTGTGCTGGCAGGGCCGCTGGTACGTCGTCGGCCACGACCGTGACCGGGACGCGACCCGCTGCTTCCGGCTGTCCCGCATCGTCGGCTCGGTGCGCGCCGTGGGCCCGGAGGGCGCGTTCACGCCGCCCGCGGACGTCGACCTGATCAGCCACGTCGCCCGCTGGTCGGGCCCGACGGAGCGCACCGGCCGGGCCACCGTTCGCGTCCGCCCCGGGCGGGCCGCGGGGCTGCGGCGGCTGGCCGTCGAGACGGTGCCCGGGCCCGACGGCGACCGGCTGACGATCCCGTATTCGGACGTCGAGTGGCTGGCCTCGCGGCTGGTCGGGTACGGCGCCGACGTGCGCGCGGACGGCCCGCCGGAGCTGCGTGAGGCCGTGATCCAGCAGCTCAAGGAGGTCGTCGCCCGGCACGAGCCGGCCGCCGCGGGAGCCGTGTCGTGA
- a CDS encoding helix-turn-helix transcriptional regulator: protein MTPQQRTPAGRASADRLGRLLNLVPYLLARPGIAVAEAAADFRISERQLREDLELLWVCGLPGYGPGDLIDMALDGDRVTITYDAGIDRPLRLNPDEALALVVALRMLAETPGIGSRDAIERALAKIENAAGDLADAPVAVRLPANTQRVDAIRGIVERRHAMRITYYTPARDETTERIVDPMRVLMVGNRAYLEAWCRRAEGTRLFRLDRIDAFTELDEPAAPPARAVPHDVTDGVFHPGQDLPLVTVRVGRGSRWITEYYPCEEVRRDGDEWVVTMRVTDLGWAQRLLLGLGSDVTVVGPAALVERIREQAALALDQYAAPVTGKA from the coding sequence GTGACCCCGCAGCAGCGCACCCCCGCGGGCCGCGCGTCGGCCGACCGGCTGGGGCGGCTGCTCAACCTCGTGCCGTACCTGCTGGCGCGCCCGGGCATCGCGGTGGCCGAGGCCGCCGCCGACTTCCGGATCAGCGAGCGCCAGCTGCGCGAGGACCTGGAGCTGCTGTGGGTCTGCGGGCTGCCCGGGTACGGGCCCGGCGACCTGATCGACATGGCGCTCGACGGGGACCGGGTCACGATCACCTACGACGCGGGGATCGACCGGCCGCTGCGGCTCAACCCGGACGAGGCGCTCGCGCTGGTGGTGGCGTTGCGGATGCTGGCCGAGACACCCGGCATCGGCTCCCGCGACGCCATCGAGCGGGCCCTCGCGAAGATCGAGAACGCCGCCGGGGATCTCGCCGACGCGCCGGTGGCCGTCCGCCTGCCCGCCAACACGCAGCGCGTGGACGCCATCCGCGGGATCGTCGAGCGCCGCCACGCCATGCGCATCACCTATTACACGCCCGCGCGCGACGAGACCACCGAGCGCATCGTCGACCCGATGCGCGTGCTGATGGTCGGCAACCGCGCGTACCTGGAGGCCTGGTGCCGGCGCGCCGAGGGCACCCGGCTGTTCCGCCTCGACCGCATCGACGCGTTCACCGAGCTGGACGAGCCGGCCGCCCCGCCGGCCCGCGCGGTCCCGCACGACGTGACCGACGGCGTGTTCCACCCCGGCCAGGACCTGCCGCTGGTGACCGTGCGCGTCGGGCGCGGCAGCCGCTGGATCACCGAGTACTACCCGTGCGAGGAGGTCCGGCGCGACGGCGACGAGTGGGTCGTGACGATGCGCGTGACCGACCTGGGCTGGGCGCAGCGGCTGCTGCTGGGCCTCGGTTCCGACGTGACAGTCGTCGGCCCGGCCGCCCTGGTCGAGCGCATCCGCGAGCAGGCCGCGCTGGCCCTGGACCAGTACGCGGCCCCGGTGACCGGAAAGGCTTAG
- the tatA gene encoding Sec-independent protein translocase subunit TatA — MGALKPWHIAVFVVVLVLLFGAKRLPDAARSLGRSLRIIKAETKGLVDDDNTVAEKAEPQFSHQPLPPNGAQQGYQPGYQQQGYQQQPGQPYQQPGQPFQQQPQQPPAQPYVDPVQRTNDR; from the coding sequence ATGGGCGCCCTCAAGCCATGGCACATCGCCGTCTTCGTTGTCGTGCTCGTGCTGCTGTTCGGCGCGAAGCGCCTGCCGGACGCCGCCCGGTCCCTGGGCCGGTCGCTGCGGATCATCAAGGCGGAGACGAAGGGCCTCGTGGACGACGACAACACCGTCGCCGAGAAGGCCGAGCCGCAGTTCTCGCACCAGCCGCTGCCGCCGAACGGTGCCCAGCAGGGTTACCAGCCCGGCTACCAGCAGCAGGGCTACCAGCAGCAGCCGGGCCAGCCGTACCAGCAGCCGGGTCAGCCGTTCCAGCAGCAGCCGCAGCAGCCGCCGGCCCAGCCGTACGTCGACCCCGTGCAGCGCACCAACGACCGCTGA
- a CDS encoding diacylglycerol/lipid kinase family protein, with amino-acid sequence MSGRDDIAVLANPQAGRGRHRGLLSGIVDRLGAGGRPVRVLDARTAEDAEKLCHRAVAEGVTALVAVGGDGTLHRALQAVAGTPAGFGVVPAGTGNDFAAAVGVPSDPLQAAEAIAAALRAGRDRAVDLARVTTAAGDVRWFAAVLAAGFDAVVNERANRMRWPRGPRRYDLAIMLEMARLRARPYTLEIDGADHSFTGVLVAVGNCPSYGGGMRICPDADPGDGLLDVVIAGRLGRGALVRLKPRLRRGTHVSDPRVHSFRARRVRIDAPGIVGYADGERIAALPLDVGCEPGAVRLLL; translated from the coding sequence GTGAGCGGCAGAGACGACATCGCGGTGCTGGCCAACCCCCAGGCGGGGCGCGGCCGGCACCGCGGTCTGCTGTCCGGGATCGTCGATCGGCTCGGCGCCGGCGGGCGGCCGGTGCGGGTGCTGGACGCCCGGACCGCCGAGGACGCCGAGAAGCTCTGCCACCGGGCGGTCGCCGAGGGTGTCACGGCGCTGGTCGCGGTGGGCGGGGACGGCACCCTGCACCGGGCGCTGCAGGCCGTGGCGGGGACGCCGGCCGGCTTCGGGGTGGTTCCCGCCGGCACCGGCAACGACTTCGCGGCGGCTGTGGGCGTACCGTCGGATCCTCTGCAGGCCGCGGAGGCGATCGCCGCAGCGTTACGTGCCGGGCGGGACCGTGCCGTTGATCTTGCAAGGGTGACCACCGCGGCGGGTGACGTGCGCTGGTTCGCCGCGGTCCTGGCCGCCGGGTTCGACGCGGTCGTCAACGAGCGCGCCAACCGGATGCGGTGGCCGCGCGGACCCCGCCGCTACGACCTCGCGATCATGCTGGAGATGGCCCGGCTGCGGGCGCGGCCCTACACGCTGGAGATCGACGGCGCCGACCACAGCTTCACCGGGGTGCTCGTCGCGGTCGGAAACTGCCCCAGCTACGGCGGCGGGATGCGGATCTGCCCGGACGCCGACCCCGGCGACGGGCTGCTCGACGTCGTGATCGCCGGGCGGCTCGGGCGGGGTGCGCTCGTGCGGCTCAAGCCCCGCCTGCGGCGCGGCACCCACGTGAGCGACCCGCGGGTGCACAGCTTCCGGGCCCGGCGCGTGCGGATCGACGCGCCCGGGATCGTCGGGTACGCCGACGGCGAACGGATCGCCGCGTTGCCGCTCGACGTCGGCTGCGAGCCGGGAGCCGTACGGTTGCTGCTCTGA
- a CDS encoding DUF3866 family protein — protein sequence MVRWRSGIVSSVRRQWRGAVELEVATDDGPLKALAYPDLTGAPEPGDRVLLNVGALVMGLGTGGYALVVALPDRLPPDPAGDGTSRDAGHLVKARYTPLQAIRLGVDEEASPHREAMAAAESLDDMPVVTADLHSALPAVLAGIHADRPDARVAYVMTDGGALPAWFSRTLHGLRDHLAGTVTTGQAFGGDLEASTVHTGLLAARHVLHADVAIVAQGPGNLGTGTTWGFSGVALGEAVNAIVALGGRPVGSLRISDGDARPRHRGLSHHSLTAYGKVALVPADLPVPDDLAADLAKEVTDALAPLATLHRIVEVATHGLDAALLESPVKLSTMGRGLAEDHAYFVSAAVAGRHAASLLAP from the coding sequence ATGGTGCGCTGGCGGTCGGGAATTGTCTCTTCGGTACGACGACAGTGGCGCGGAGCCGTCGAGCTGGAGGTCGCCACCGACGACGGCCCGCTGAAGGCGCTCGCGTACCCCGACCTGACCGGCGCCCCGGAACCCGGCGACCGCGTCCTGCTCAACGTGGGCGCGCTCGTCATGGGCCTCGGCACCGGCGGGTACGCGCTGGTGGTGGCCCTGCCCGACCGGCTGCCCCCGGACCCGGCCGGCGACGGCACCTCCCGCGACGCAGGCCACCTGGTCAAAGCGCGCTACACGCCGCTGCAGGCCATCCGGCTGGGCGTCGACGAGGAGGCGTCCCCGCACCGCGAGGCGATGGCCGCCGCCGAGAGCCTCGACGACATGCCCGTGGTCACGGCGGATCTGCACTCCGCGCTGCCGGCCGTCCTCGCCGGCATCCACGCCGACCGCCCGGACGCCCGCGTCGCGTACGTGATGACCGACGGCGGCGCGCTGCCGGCCTGGTTCTCCCGCACCCTGCACGGCCTGCGCGACCACCTCGCCGGGACGGTCACCACCGGCCAGGCGTTCGGCGGCGACCTGGAGGCGAGCACGGTCCACACCGGGCTGCTGGCGGCCCGGCACGTCCTGCACGCCGACGTGGCGATCGTCGCCCAGGGCCCCGGCAACCTGGGCACGGGCACGACGTGGGGCTTCTCCGGGGTGGCGCTCGGCGAGGCGGTGAACGCCATCGTCGCGCTCGGTGGCCGTCCGGTGGGCTCCCTGCGCATCTCCGACGGCGACGCCCGTCCCCGCCACCGCGGCCTGTCCCACCACAGCCTCACCGCGTACGGAAAGGTCGCGCTCGTCCCCGCCGACCTGCCGGTCCCCGACGACCTGGCGGCGGACCTGGCCAAGGAGGTCACCGACGCGCTCGCGCCGCTGGCGACGCTGCACCGCATCGTGGAGGTCGCGACGCACGGCCTGGACGCGGCGCTGCTGGAGAGCCCGGTGAAGCTGTCGACCATGGGCCGCGGCCTGGCGGAGGACCACGCCTACTTCGTGTCCGCCGCGGTCGCCGGCCGGCACGCGGCGTCGCTGCTCGCCCCCTGA
- a CDS encoding cation diffusion facilitator family transporter: MPAPAEPGAGGGPENESVGTVIVAGLANLVIAAAKFVAGLISGSAAMLSEAAHSLADTVTEVFLFVALRRGGKPADEEHPFGYGKESFVWAFIAALFTFIGGAGFSIYHGVTTIISGEHSGHYLISYIVLAVSFVAEGTSWLKAQRQVKGESERWGISKRRFLRLTSDTTVKAVYFEDSAALIGLLLAAAGIGLAQLTGSETWDGIASILIGLLLLVVATVLARANVSLLVGRAVPRRMHNQIADDLAALDVVTAVPTLLTMQLGPGEILVAAKVDFEDHITGGQIEEASDEAERRLRARYPGIRYVFLDPTRGRAGLNHRDGGVDL, translated from the coding sequence CTGCCGGCCCCCGCCGAGCCGGGCGCCGGGGGCGGTCCGGAGAACGAGAGCGTCGGCACCGTCATCGTCGCCGGGCTCGCCAACCTGGTCATCGCCGCCGCCAAGTTCGTCGCCGGCCTGATCTCCGGCTCCGCCGCGATGCTCTCGGAGGCCGCGCACTCGCTGGCCGACACGGTCACCGAGGTGTTCCTGTTCGTCGCCCTGCGCCGCGGCGGCAAGCCCGCCGACGAGGAACACCCCTTCGGGTACGGCAAGGAGAGCTTCGTCTGGGCGTTCATCGCCGCGCTGTTCACGTTCATCGGCGGCGCCGGGTTCTCCATCTACCACGGCGTGACGACGATCATCAGCGGCGAGCACAGCGGCCACTACCTGATCTCGTACATCGTGCTCGCGGTCTCGTTCGTGGCCGAGGGCACCTCCTGGCTGAAGGCGCAGCGGCAGGTGAAGGGGGAATCGGAGCGCTGGGGCATCAGCAAGCGCCGCTTCCTGCGGCTCACCTCGGACACCACGGTCAAGGCCGTCTACTTCGAGGACTCCGCGGCGCTGATCGGCCTGCTGCTCGCCGCCGCCGGCATCGGGCTGGCGCAGCTGACCGGCTCCGAGACCTGGGACGGCATCGCTTCCATCCTGATCGGTCTGCTGCTGCTCGTGGTCGCCACGGTGCTGGCCCGGGCCAACGTGTCGCTGCTGGTCGGCCGCGCGGTGCCGCGCCGCATGCACAACCAGATCGCCGACGACCTCGCCGCCCTCGACGTGGTGACGGCCGTGCCGACGCTGCTCACCATGCAGCTCGGCCCCGGCGAGATCCTCGTCGCCGCGAAGGTCGACTTCGAGGACCACATCACCGGCGGCCAGATCGAGGAGGCCTCCGACGAGGCCGAACGGCGGCTGCGGGCCCGGTACCCCGGGATCCGCTACGTCTTCCTCGACCCGACGCGCGGACGGGCGGGCCTCAACCACCGCGACGGCGGGGTGGACCTATAG
- the tatC gene encoding twin-arginine translocase subunit TatC: protein MAISLRRQGPSKFQQAADGSMTLIDHVRELRNRLFWAAIGIVAGLIVGFLISEWVFDILREPYCSLDSSWIINSKGERVCNFVVLGVVDPLIVKLKIALWVGLIVGSPVWMFQLWAFVAPGLHRHERKWAYVFVSIAAPLFVGGVTLAYFVVKHSLAFIQKAGILGVTTQLEVSAYVGFVTNMLLIFGAAFEFPLVLLMLNFTGVVSARRLMSWWRVVVFLSFAFAAIATPDPGPFGMTLLATCMVLLYLIAVGVAAINDKRKGRGKEIYGDLDDDQISPLEEERVPVGVSDRVDAPAPVESPEPVAKPLPLESRFDDMT, encoded by the coding sequence ATGGCCATCTCCCTGCGCCGTCAGGGGCCGAGCAAGTTCCAGCAGGCCGCCGACGGCTCGATGACCCTGATCGACCACGTCCGGGAGCTGCGTAACCGGCTCTTCTGGGCGGCGATCGGCATCGTCGCCGGCCTCATCGTCGGCTTCCTCATCTCCGAGTGGGTCTTCGACATCCTGCGGGAGCCGTACTGCTCGCTGGACAGCTCCTGGATCATCAACTCCAAGGGCGAGCGGGTCTGCAACTTCGTCGTGCTCGGGGTCGTCGACCCGCTGATCGTCAAGCTGAAGATCGCCCTGTGGGTCGGCCTCATCGTCGGCTCGCCGGTCTGGATGTTCCAGCTGTGGGCGTTCGTCGCCCCCGGCCTGCACAGGCACGAGCGCAAGTGGGCGTACGTCTTCGTCAGCATCGCGGCGCCGCTGTTCGTCGGCGGCGTCACTCTCGCGTACTTCGTCGTCAAGCACAGCCTGGCGTTCATCCAGAAGGCCGGGATCCTCGGCGTGACGACGCAGCTGGAGGTCAGCGCGTACGTCGGCTTCGTGACGAACATGCTGCTGATCTTCGGCGCGGCCTTCGAGTTCCCGCTCGTGCTCCTCATGCTCAACTTCACCGGCGTGGTCAGCGCGCGGCGCCTGATGAGCTGGTGGCGCGTCGTCGTCTTCCTGTCGTTCGCGTTCGCCGCGATCGCCACGCCAGACCCGGGTCCGTTCGGCATGACGCTGCTCGCGACGTGCATGGTCCTGCTGTACCTGATCGCGGTCGGGGTGGCGGCGATCAACGACAAGCGCAAGGGCCGCGGCAAGGAGATCTACGGCGACCTCGACGACGACCAGATCTCGCCGCTGGAGGAGGAACGCGTGCCGGTGGGCGTGTCCGACCGGGTCGACGCGCCGGCCCCGGTGGAGTCGCCCGAGCCCGTGGCGAAACCGTTGCCCCTGGAGAGCCGTTTCGACGACATGACCTGA